In Planctomicrobium piriforme, the genomic window CTCGCCAAGCAGGGGCCGCGCGAGATCCTCGAACTGCTGCCGGATGTGGAAATCTTCTCCCGGGCAGCCGAACTCGCCGTCGACGGAAACACCATCTACTCCGAGCAGGAATTCAACAACCTCGACAAGCAGTTGGATCTCGGACTGGAGCGAGCAGCGGAACTCGCCAAGGGGGAACACAGTTGGACGACGCAAACCGGACTGGTCGTCCGCGGGTTTCGCTCCAAACTAGATGGAACGGTTCAGCCCTACGGTCTGTTGATCGGGCCGGATGCCAAGCTGGACGGCGAGCCAATGCGGCTCGACATCTGGTTTCACGGCCGCGGCGACAAAACGACGGAAACACAATTTATTCAGTCACGTCTGAAGAGCGAAGGGGAATACAAGATCCCTGACGGCATCGTGCTGCATCCGTACGGCCGCTTCTGCAATCCGTTCCGTTTCGCAGGCGAAGTCGACGTCTGGGAAGCGCTCGAACACGTCAAGCAGAACTACAAGATCGACCCCGATCGGATGGCGGTCGGCGGTTTCTCGATGGGAGGCGCCGGCTGCTGGGGATTCACCGTGCATTATCCCTCGAGCTGGTTCGCCTCTTACCCCGGCGCCGGTTTCTCGGACACTGAACGCTTTTTGGGGATGGACAAGAACCCGGAAAAGCTTCCCTCTCCGATTCAGCAGAAGCTCTGGCGGCTCTACGACGCTCACACTCTCGCCGACAACCTGTACGACGTGCCGACCATTGCCTACAGCGGGGAAATCGACGGTCAGAAATTGGCTTCGGACATCATGGTCGAAGCCGCGGCGAAGTATGGACTTGAAATTCCACACATCATCGGCCCCCAAACCGGCCACAAAATCCATGCGGATTCCAAACTGATCATCGAGGAGAAACTGAACGCACTGGCTGCCAAGGGACGCGTCATCACGCCCCCCAGCATCCGCTTCACAACTTATTCCCTCAAATACAACACTTGTGCCTGGGCGACGATCAACGGCCTCGGCGAGCACTGGGAAGAAGCCTACATCCATGCCGACCTGACGCCGCAGACAGATCCGACCGGGGTCGAAGTCAAAACCAAAAACCTGACCGACCTTTCGCTCAACTTCCCGGCAGCATCAAGCCCGTTTGCTGCGTCCAAGGGCGTCAAAGTCACCATCGATGGTCAGGCTCTGCCGGAACTGAAGTCCGCCTCCGACAAGGCGTTTGTCGCCCGTTTTCGGAAGCAGGGCGACAAATGGGCAAGCGTGAAACCGGATGCGGAACCGGAAGGGCTGGTGAAACGTCACGATCTGCAAGGCCCCGTCGATGACGCACTGATGGCGCCGTTCCTGTTCGTCAAACCGACCGGAACATTCGTAAATACGACCGTCGGAGCGTGGGTCAATTCAGAGATGAACCGGGCCGTCAACAATTGGGAACGTCAGATGCGCGGCAATGCCCGCGTCAAGAAAGACACCGAAATCACCGAAGCCGATATTCGCGACAACAACCTCATTTTGTGGGGTTGCCCGCGGAGCAACGCCCTCATCAAGAAGATCATCACTCAGTTGCCGATCATCTGGTCGAGCAGCGAACTCTCCGTCGGGAAAACGGAATACGAACCGGCACATCAGGCGTTGATCATGATCTACCCGAATCCGCTGAACCCGTCGCGGTACATCGTCATCAACAGCAGCCTGACGTACCGCGAAACCGACTATGAGAACAACGCGAAGCAGACTCCCAAACTGCCGGACTGGGCAATCATCGAATTGAATCAGGCTCCGAACGACTACGCCCCCGGCGGCATCATCGCGGCAGACTTCTTCGACGAACAATGGAAGGTGAAAACGCCGAAGTAATGGCAGAGAACCGTGCGGTGCCTCAGGGAGTTGATTGTCTCCAGACCGCGCCAACTGCCTGGGACACCGCGCTCGCCTGCGGGCGTTACTTCTTCCGGAGATACAGCTCGAACCAGTTTACCAGGGCTTCCTGGCTGCGGGCCTGATCAACGCCCTGGAAGCCATGCGCCGCGCCCGGGATGACCAGCAGTTCGGCCGGCACCATTTTTTCCTTGAATGCGACTTCCATGCGTTCGCTGTGGCTGATCGGGACGAGTTCGTCCTTGTCGCCGTGAATCAGCAATGTCGGCGCGTCGTCGGAGGAGGCCTTCAACAAGGGCGAGACCGATTCGGCCTGATCGTCTGGAAATTCGAGCGCCGCGAAGCGTTTGCGAAGCGGAAAGAACTCGTCGATCTTGGTGGGCGGGAAAATCGCGACGACCGCCGTCACGCGGTCGCTGATTCGGTCGACGGGATCTTTCGCCTCGGGGTTCCCATCGTCGGCAGTGGTGCCGAGCATCAGTGACAGGTGCCCGCCGGCGCTCATGCCGAAGACACCCATGCGTTTGTGGTCGATGCCATAGTCTTCGGCGTGCATGCGGATAAACCGGGTGGCTCGACGGACATCGGCGACCGCTTCCGGGACTTTGAAGTAAGGACTGCTGCCATGGCGGACGAGGAACAAGGTGTAGCCCTTGTCGACCAGTTCTTCGAACGGATTCGGCGTGAGGTGATTTTTACGGACGATCGATTCTGGCGGAGCCCAACCGGAAACCCAGCCGCCGCTGACCATAAACAGCACCGCGGCCCCATTCGGGTTCTCGGGCCGCACCATGTCAAAGGTCAGCGCCATGCCCGCCTTGTGACCATAGACGATGTCAGGAGTGATCTTGAATTCGCTTGCGGACGTCACGGTCGATCCACGCACCCACAACGACAGCAGTGCAGCCGTGATGTGCGCGAAAAAACGGGGCGATCGGCTCATGCGGGGACGCTTTGTGGAAATAGTCGCTTTTGATGCGTTGAATCGGATCATATCGCGACTGCTGGAAGTCGCCAATGACAGGGTTCAATCGCGGCCTGGCGATGTTGGGTGAAGAAATTCAAATTCTTCCTGACTCAGGGGGTTGGCAAGTTGCAGAAACCCGGTAGCGTGACCACAAGGCGCACAAAATCCGCGTTGCGGTTTGGGGCGTCGATCGCAGTTCGCAGACTGGCGTTGGGGTCGCTTGCGGTCGTGCCCGGTTCCTTCGACAATGTGCAGCAGTGCGGCCGGCTGCAATCGTGATCAGCAGTTGATTTTTCATTTGGCGTTCTCGCTTTTCGATACGCCCTGCTTCGGACTTTCCCGTTCAAATGCGCTCCATTTTCGACCGCAGTCTGCTGATCGCCGTAGGAGTGATGGCAGTCTTGCTGACCGCCGGCGCCTGGTGGAACCACCGCAATCTCGCCCGCCTTAACCAGCAGGAGGAGTTGGTCAACCACACCTACGAAGTGCAGCAGGTGGGAACGGTCTTTCTGAGACACATGGTCGATGCGGAAACCGGCTATCGCGGTTTTCTGCTCACCAGCAACGAGATGTTCCTCGAACCTTATGACACGGCGACGCAGCAGATTCCTCCGCGGATCATTCGGCTGCAGACACTGACGGTCGACAACCCCGACCAGGCCCAACGGGTCAAGAATCTCGACGCACGGAGCCGTCAGCTTCTGCGCCAGCTCGAACAAGGCATTCTGCAGCACAGGCAGGGGAGCAATCTTCCCAGTTCCAAGGATGCCCTGCTGGCGATCAAAAACGAGATGGATGTCCTCCGTGCGGAAGTGATGGAACTGCAGGCGACAGAAAGCCAATTGATGGCGGTCCGCAAGGCGACCGCGGAGAACGCTTATCGATTCTCCGTCGTCAGCGGAATCATTGCCCTGGTCCTCAGTCTGTTGTCCTTTCTCGCCGTGATGTTTCTGGTGCAAAAAAACATCCGCGCTCGCGAACAGTTTGCCGCCCAGATTCATCAGGAACGGGAACGGCTCCGGGTGACGCTCACCAGTATTGGCGACGGCGTCATCTCGACCGATACCGAAGGCTGCGTCACCTGGCTCAATCCGATTGCGGAAGAGCTGACCGCCTGGTCGACTGCCGATGCCCGGGGGAAGCATCTCACCGAGATTTTCAACATCATCAACGAAACGACGCGGCAACCGGCGGAGAACCCGGTGTTCCGCACGCTGCGGGACGGCGTGATTGTCGGGCTCGCCAATCATACGGTGCTGATCGCGCGCGACGGCGTCGAACGGGCTATCGCCGACAGTTCCGCGCCGATCCGCGATACGCACCAGCAGATCATCGGCACGGTCCTCGTCTTCAGGGATGTTTCGGTCGATCGAAAAGAGGAACTGGCGCGGGAGGAACAGGCGCAACTGACCGCACTCCGGGCGAATGTCGGCACGGCCCTCGCCAGCGGCGATTCGATGAGTGAAGTGCTGCAAACCTGTTGCGGCGGCATTGTAAGCCACCTGAACGCGGCCTTTGCCCGTATCTGGACGCTGAACGAGTCCGAACAAATTCTCGAACTTCAGGCCAGCGCCGGGATCTACACGCATCTCAACGGCCCGCATGCGCGAGTCCCCGTCGGGCAATTCAAAATCGGCCGGATTGCAGCTTCCCAGCAGCGGCATCTCAGCAACGACGTCCAGCACGATCCCGAAGTCAGCGATCAGGCCTGGGCGAGAGAGACCGGGATGACTGCGTTTGCAGGCTATCCGCTGCTAGCCGAGGGGCGGACGGTCGGCGTACTGGCCCTCTTCGCGCGCAAGGAACTGAGCGAGGGCGTGCTGGAAGACCTGGGCCCCATCGCGGATGCCATCGCGCTCTGGCTCGACCGCCGCCGCATTGCCCTCGCCGAGCAGCAGGCCCACGAGCAGTTTCGCGCCCTGTCGAATTCCATTCCGCAACTCGCCTGGATGGCCGGACCGGAAGGGGAAATCGACTGGTACAACCAGCGCTGGTACGACTACACCGGCACATTGCCCGATGCCGTGCCGTCACACCGCGGTCCCGATACGGCGGTGCATCCAGAAGAAATCGAACGGGTGCGTGCCGGGCTGCAACGCTCGTTCGCCGCCGGAGAGTCGTGGGAAGACACGTTTCGCATCCGTCGGGCGGACGGGGAATACCGCTGGCACCTGAGCCGCATGGTGCCGCTGCGGGACGAGCATGGGGAAACGGTCCGCTGGTTCGGTACCAACACCGACATCAGCGAGCAGCTCGAAGCATCACAGGCTCTCCGCCGCAGCGAAGCCTTCGCGCGCGGCGTCATCGAAAGCAGCCCGGACTGCGTGAAGGTGCTCGACCTCGACGCCAAATTGCTGTGGATGAATGAAAACGGCAAGC contains:
- a CDS encoding alpha/beta hydrolase, which translates into the protein MSRSPRFFAHITAALLSLWVRGSTVTSASEFKITPDIVYGHKAGMALTFDMVRPENPNGAAVLFMVSGGWVSGWAPPESIVRKNHLTPNPFEELVDKGYTLFLVRHGSSPYFKVPEAVADVRRATRFIRMHAEDYGIDHKRMGVFGMSAGGHLSLMLGTTADDGNPEAKDPVDRISDRVTAVVAIFPPTKIDEFFPLRKRFAALEFPDDQAESVSPLLKASSDDAPTLLIHGDKDELVPISHSERMEVAFKEKMVPAELLVIPGAAHGFQGVDQARSQEALVNWFELYLRKK
- a CDS encoding alpha/beta hydrolase, whose translation is MLRRILAVCLFSLLVFADQVTFAQPAAKVIPAPGIDLPPAARTHINKKRVDLNRKIAALAKQGPREILELLPDVEIFSRAAELAVDGNTIYSEQEFNNLDKQLDLGLERAAELAKGEHSWTTQTGLVVRGFRSKLDGTVQPYGLLIGPDAKLDGEPMRLDIWFHGRGDKTTETQFIQSRLKSEGEYKIPDGIVLHPYGRFCNPFRFAGEVDVWEALEHVKQNYKIDPDRMAVGGFSMGGAGCWGFTVHYPSSWFASYPGAGFSDTERFLGMDKNPEKLPSPIQQKLWRLYDAHTLADNLYDVPTIAYSGEIDGQKLASDIMVEAAAKYGLEIPHIIGPQTGHKIHADSKLIIEEKLNALAAKGRVITPPSIRFTTYSLKYNTCAWATINGLGEHWEEAYIHADLTPQTDPTGVEVKTKNLTDLSLNFPAASSPFAASKGVKVTIDGQALPELKSASDKAFVARFRKQGDKWASVKPDAEPEGLVKRHDLQGPVDDALMAPFLFVKPTGTFVNTTVGAWVNSEMNRAVNNWERQMRGNARVKKDTEITEADIRDNNLILWGCPRSNALIKKIITQLPIIWSSSELSVGKTEYEPAHQALIMIYPNPLNPSRYIVINSSLTYRETDYENNAKQTPKLPDWAIIELNQAPNDYAPGGIIAADFFDEQWKVKTPK